Proteins encoded in a region of the Mycobacterium branderi genome:
- a CDS encoding VOC family protein: MLDYDTSIAFYDALFGWLGYSSFSSLNMEYQSTYYMTRYVNPHSYIGIQPARTGGRLTHSDQAVGINHIALWARNRKEVDRFHREFLIGRDVPVTDEPKEYPQYWPGYYAVFFDDPINGIHWELAWIPKVPSPRQVWSFYRTIRGFAQARPDLANTVLGVTFQARRRLPS, from the coding sequence GTGTTGGACTATGACACCTCCATCGCGTTCTACGACGCGTTGTTCGGCTGGCTGGGATACAGCAGCTTCTCGTCGCTGAACATGGAGTACCAGTCGACGTACTACATGACGCGCTACGTCAACCCGCACAGTTACATCGGCATTCAGCCGGCCCGGACTGGGGGAAGGCTGACGCACAGCGACCAGGCGGTCGGCATCAACCACATTGCGCTGTGGGCACGGAACAGAAAGGAAGTCGACCGCTTTCATCGTGAATTCTTGATCGGGCGGGATGTTCCGGTCACTGACGAACCAAAGGAGTACCCGCAATACTGGCCCGGCTATTACGCAGTCTTCTTTGACGACCCGATCAATGGGATTCATTGGGAACTGGCCTGGATACCGAAAGTTCCCAGCCCTCGCCAGGTTTGGTCGTTCTATCGTACGATCCGTGGTTTTGCCCAGGCTCGGCCGGATCTCGCAAACACGGTGCTCGGCGTCACCTTTCAGGCAAGGCGACGCCTGCCGTCCTGA
- a CDS encoding type II toxin-antitoxin system Phd/YefM family antitoxin: MAHVIAQRELRNQNAKVIDAVAAGESFIVTRNGEPVAELRPIRTGRRSFVPRDEVVALAAAGVRIDRHQFREDLDRAIDQRL; the protein is encoded by the coding sequence ATGGCGCATGTGATCGCGCAGCGCGAGTTGCGCAACCAGAACGCGAAAGTGATTGACGCCGTGGCAGCCGGCGAGTCCTTTATCGTCACGCGCAACGGCGAGCCGGTCGCCGAACTGCGACCGATCCGGACTGGCCGTCGCTCCTTCGTTCCGCGGGATGAGGTGGTTGCGCTGGCGGCGGCGGGCGTCCGAATCGATCGCCATCAGTTCCGCGAAGACCTTGATCGTGCGATCGATCAGCGCCTATGA
- a CDS encoding type II toxin-antitoxin system VapC family toxin — MNAASGLLDTSVVIDWHDPDVIKSLPDQMAISAITAAELAAGPQLAATATEAAKRQQRLQEIEAKFEPLPFDGAAVRSYGLVVAAVVGEGRKPRSRFADLLIAATAHANGLDLYTRNAEDFAGLDDLVRVVAI; from the coding sequence ATGAACGCTGCGTCTGGACTGCTCGACACCTCGGTCGTCATCGACTGGCACGACCCGGATGTCATCAAGTCGTTGCCGGACCAGATGGCGATATCGGCCATTACCGCCGCCGAATTGGCTGCCGGACCGCAACTCGCCGCTACTGCCACCGAAGCGGCCAAGCGACAGCAACGGCTGCAAGAGATCGAGGCGAAGTTCGAGCCGCTTCCGTTCGACGGGGCGGCGGTACGCAGCTATGGACTTGTGGTCGCCGCCGTAGTCGGCGAAGGCCGCAAACCGCGAAGCCGGTTTGCGGACCTGCTGATCGCCGCCACAGCGCACGCCAACGGGCTAGATCTCTACACACGCAACGCCGAAGACTTTGCGGGGCTTGATGATCTGGTTCGCGTCGTAGCGATTTAA
- a CDS encoding guanylate cyclase, which yields MDTSTVTLERALEETRTGDIWLFRGSSRPDRTIQTLSNSPVNHVGMTVAIDDLPPLIWHAELGDKLTDIWTGTNHRGVQLNDARQAVERWVHHYHQRCWLRQLTPYADREQEDRMLRVIARLDGTPFPTAARLTGRWLLGRIPTAYDWVEGIPLVDKKVRDVARRRRAQRNDVGLETAYCAETVAITYQEMGLLAIEKPSNWFDPGSFWSGDTLPLAPGYRLGDEVAVSVPPG from the coding sequence GTGGACACCAGTACCGTGACTCTGGAGCGTGCGCTGGAGGAGACCCGCACCGGCGACATCTGGCTGTTTCGCGGCAGCTCCCGACCCGACCGCACGATTCAGACGCTGTCGAACAGCCCGGTCAACCACGTCGGGATGACGGTGGCCATCGACGACCTGCCGCCGTTGATCTGGCATGCCGAGCTCGGCGACAAGTTGACCGACATCTGGACGGGCACCAACCACCGCGGCGTGCAACTCAACGACGCCCGCCAAGCCGTCGAACGGTGGGTGCACCACTATCACCAGCGCTGCTGGCTGCGTCAGCTGACGCCGTATGCCGACCGCGAGCAGGAGGACCGCATGCTGCGGGTCATCGCCCGCCTGGACGGCACCCCCTTCCCCACCGCGGCGCGACTCACCGGGCGTTGGCTGTTGGGTCGGATCCCTACCGCGTACGACTGGGTAGAAGGAATCCCTTTGGTAGACAAGAAGGTTCGCGACGTCGCGCGACGGCGCAGAGCGCAGCGGAACGACGTCGGCCTGGAGACCGCCTACTGCGCCGAGACGGTCGCGATCACCTACCAGGAGATGGGATTGCTCGCCATCGAAAAGCCGTCGAATTGGTTTGACCCCGGCTCGTTTTGGAGCGGCGATACGTTGCCGTTGGCGCCGGGTTATCGGCTCGGCGACGAAGTCGCCGTCAGCGTCCCGCCGGGTTAA
- a CDS encoding adenylate/guanylate cyclase domain-containing protein, protein MPGMGDPLMLAVYVLAGVAVAEAAALAFLWAALTRSRREAQALRRRADSRSWLLSGGREAVKTVWQTANLVRKEGLGAAVRSSIEDLADWAEVERPDLARVTPDGRVVILFSDIEESTALNERIGDRAWVKLIDAHDKLVRRLVKNYSGHVVKSQGDGFMIAFSRAEDAVRCGVDIQRALARDAQRKRRNGFRVRIGIHMGRSVRRGDDLFGRNVAMAARVAAQAAGGEILVSEAVRDAVDGCDGIGFDDGRDVELKGFSGTQRLYAVSA, encoded by the coding sequence ATGCCAGGCATGGGTGACCCGCTGATGCTCGCGGTCTACGTCCTGGCGGGTGTCGCCGTGGCCGAAGCCGCCGCGCTGGCCTTCCTGTGGGCGGCGCTGACCCGCAGCCGCCGTGAGGCGCAGGCGCTGCGACGCCGTGCCGATAGCCGGAGCTGGCTGCTGTCCGGGGGCCGCGAGGCGGTCAAGACGGTGTGGCAGACCGCGAACCTGGTCCGCAAGGAAGGACTCGGCGCCGCGGTCCGCAGCTCGATCGAGGACCTCGCCGACTGGGCCGAAGTCGAGCGGCCCGACTTGGCCCGGGTCACCCCGGATGGGCGTGTGGTGATCTTGTTCTCCGACATCGAGGAATCCACCGCGCTCAACGAACGGATCGGCGATCGCGCCTGGGTGAAGTTGATCGACGCCCACGACAAGCTGGTGCGCCGGCTGGTCAAGAACTACTCAGGGCATGTCGTGAAAAGTCAGGGCGACGGCTTCATGATCGCCTTCTCCCGCGCCGAGGATGCGGTGCGCTGTGGTGTCGACATCCAGCGCGCGCTGGCCCGAGATGCTCAACGCAAGCGGCGCAACGGGTTTCGGGTGCGGATCGGGATTCACATGGGTCGTTCGGTGCGCCGCGGCGACGACCTGTTCGGCCGCAACGTCGCGATGGCGGCCCGGGTCGCGGCGCAGGCCGCCGGCGGGGAGATCCTGGTCAGCGAGGCGGTGCGCGACGCCGTCGACGGTTGTGACGGGATCGGGTTCGACGACGGCCGCGACGTCGAGCTGAAGGGGTTCAGCGGCACCCAGCGGCTCTACGCGGTTAGCGCTTAG
- a CDS encoding glucose-6-phosphate dehydrogenase — protein sequence MAERGGGSSEMLVVFGITGDLARKMTFRALYRLERSKALQCPILGVAADDITTQELVKRAHKAITDTGETMDDAVFDRLADRLSYLHGDVTDSALYKELATQIGSDRHCLFYLEMPPSLFAPIVENLGKAGLLQQSRVAVEKPFGHDLASARELNDALRRVLAEEQILRVDHFLGKQPVVELEYLRFANTTLAELWDRRTISEIHITMAENFGVEDRGKFYDAVGTLRDVVQNHLLQVLALVAMEPPVGPSADDLNDKKAEVFRAMPALDPKHYVRGQYRGYTDIDGVAKDSQTETFVALRTEIDNWRWAGVPIFLRAGKSLPEKVTEVRLFTRRVPALAFLPKRERASRNQIVLRIDPDPGMRLQLVAKDGDSSWRDVHLDSLFAAELGEPLQPYERLLSAGLSGDRQLFAREDSIEETWRIVQPLLDNPGDVHEYEPGSWGPDAARALLRGHHGWEEPWMPNNRASK from the coding sequence TTGGCCGAGCGCGGCGGTGGCTCCTCAGAGATGCTGGTGGTCTTCGGCATCACCGGAGACCTGGCGCGCAAGATGACTTTCCGGGCGCTGTACCGCCTGGAGCGCAGCAAGGCGCTGCAATGTCCGATCTTGGGAGTCGCCGCCGACGACATCACGACGCAGGAACTGGTCAAGCGGGCGCACAAAGCCATCACCGACACCGGCGAGACGATGGACGACGCGGTGTTCGACCGGCTTGCCGACCGGTTGTCTTACCTGCACGGCGACGTCACCGACTCGGCGCTGTACAAGGAGCTGGCCACGCAGATCGGCTCGGACCGCCATTGCCTGTTCTACCTCGAGATGCCGCCGTCGCTGTTTGCCCCGATCGTCGAGAACCTGGGCAAGGCGGGGCTGCTGCAGCAGTCGCGGGTCGCGGTGGAGAAGCCGTTCGGCCACGACCTGGCCTCGGCGCGCGAATTGAACGACGCGTTGCGCAGGGTACTTGCTGAGGAGCAGATCCTGCGTGTGGACCACTTCCTGGGCAAGCAACCCGTCGTCGAGCTGGAATATCTGCGGTTCGCCAACACGACCCTGGCCGAGCTGTGGGACCGCCGCACCATCTCCGAGATTCACATCACGATGGCCGAGAATTTCGGTGTCGAGGACCGGGGCAAGTTCTACGATGCCGTCGGCACGTTGCGCGACGTCGTGCAGAACCATCTGCTGCAGGTGCTCGCACTGGTCGCGATGGAGCCGCCAGTCGGTCCAAGCGCCGACGATCTCAACGACAAGAAGGCCGAGGTGTTCCGCGCGATGCCGGCGCTGGACCCGAAACATTATGTGCGAGGGCAGTATCGCGGCTACACCGACATCGATGGCGTGGCCAAGGACTCACAGACCGAGACGTTCGTGGCGCTACGGACGGAAATCGACAACTGGCGCTGGGCCGGGGTACCGATTTTTCTGCGTGCCGGCAAGTCGTTGCCCGAGAAGGTAACTGAGGTTCGCTTGTTCACTCGCCGCGTTCCCGCATTGGCGTTTCTGCCCAAGCGCGAACGGGCGTCGCGCAATCAAATCGTGCTGCGTATCGACCCGGACCCCGGCATGCGCTTGCAGCTGGTGGCCAAAGACGGTGACTCCTCCTGGCGCGACGTGCATCTCGACTCCTTGTTCGCTGCTGAGTTGGGAGAGCCACTGCAGCCGTATGAGCGGCTCCTGTCCGCCGGACTGAGCGGCGATCGGCAGCTGTTCGCCCGAGAAGACAGCATCGAGGAGACGTGGCGGATCGTGCAGCCGCTGCTGGACAATCCCGGCGACGTCCA